A genomic window from Scophthalmus maximus strain ysfricsl-2021 chromosome 17, ASM2237912v1, whole genome shotgun sequence includes:
- the ier2a gene encoding immediate early response gene 2 protein, giving the protein MEVSAEAKRIMVVALGKLYSSRSQRGGLRLHRSLLLTLVMKSARDMYHAAQTPADGVAPGPREHQQPQQQQQQQQQTTTTTTTTTTAVTTEPNGPHVGLQGPASLAGGGAQPRSAPREEVARPRAEDKENRCPSGPAQLSRKRRGKAAAEPDFLPRKKAKLEQTNRSQHPVPVSPVLMDYVNCGGGSELGARPTPIPLPRAVAAC; this is encoded by the coding sequence ATGGAGGTCAGCGCCGAGGCCAAGAGGATCATGGTCGTGGCTCTGGGGAAACTGTACAGCTCCCGCAGCCAGCGAGGGGGTCTCCGCCTCCACCGGAGTCTCCTGCTCACCCTGGTGATGAAGTCCGCCCGGGACATGTACCACGCGGCCCAGACCCCGGCAGACGGCGTGGCGCCGGGACCACGTGAGCaccaacaaccacaacaacaacaacaacaacaacaacaaacaacaacaacaacaacaacaacaacaaccgcgGTGACCACGGAGCCCAACGGCCCACACGTGGGGCTCCAGGGCCCCGCTTCGCTCGCCGGCGGCGGCGCGCAGCCTCGCTCTGCGCCGCGGGAGGAGGTCGCGCGTCCCCGCGCGGAGGACAAGGAGAACCGGTGCCCGAGCGGCCCCGCGCAACTGTCGAGGAAGAGACGCGGCAAGGCGGCCGCCGAGCCGGATTTCCTGCCGCGCAAGAAAGCGAAACTGGAGCAGACGAACCGCTCCCAGCACCCGGTGCCCGTGAGCCCCGTGCTGATGGACTACGTGAactgcggcggcggcagcgagCTGGGCGCGCGCCCGACCCCCATCCCGCTGCCGAGGGCGG